One Candidatus Dormiibacterota bacterium genomic window, GATCGCGTCGATGCTCGTGGATGGCAGCCAGCTGCCGATGCAGAGCACGCGCGTGTGCGGCGCCGTGACCGCACTCACGATCGTCTCGTACTGCGACGCGAACACGTCCGGCGGCGTGTTGAAGCCGACATCATTCGTGCCCAGCTCGATCGTCACCAAAGCCGGGTGGGCAGCGGTGACGGCGCCCAGCTGCGGGATCGCCCAGGCGGCCTTCGCGCCGCTGCGCGCCACGAGGGTAAGCGTCATCCCCAGCTTGTCGGCGACCAGCGCGGGAAACGTTCCGTCCTGCGCGGTCGCGAAACGGCCGGCGCTGATGCTGTCGCCCAGGGCGACGTAGACCTTCCCCTGGAGGCCCTCGTTGTCGGTTCCCGCATGCACGCCGATGACCTCACTCGGTGCCATCACGGGACCCCTCACGGCCGGCTGCCCGATGGCGAGAACGAATAGCAATGCCCAAACTAGATATGTCACGACCCTCGGGGTACGCGCCGGTATAGCCGCTGACCCCATCCTCCTCCGACCATTGTGCCAGCCGCGGCCCATGCGCTGCCCCCTAAAACGTCGCTCACGCCGCCTAAACCAGTCCCGACTCCAGGGTGGTGACCATCTCGGCCAGGGCACGGACGGCCCAGTTGGGACGGTCGGTCATGCCGAAAAGCTGCAATCGGGCTTCGGCGAGGTGCTCGGCCGCCTGCCGGCGGCAAATGCCCTGGGCGCTGGCCTGGGTGATGATGGCGCGCGCCGTCTCCATCTCGGCGGCGGTGAACCGGGCTCGGGTGAGCAGCGCCCGCAGCACGCGCCGGTTGCCGGCCGCCCCGCCTTTGAGTGCGACCAGCGTCGGTAGCGTCTTCTTCCCGTTCTTCAAGTCGCTGCCGACCGCCTTGCCGGTTTGCGAGCTCGAGCCCCAGACACCGAGCATGTCGTCGATCACCTGGAATGCGACGCCAAGGTGGTAGCCGAACTTGCCGGCTTTGTCGAGCGACTCGTCGCCCACGCCCGCCGCCAGTCCGCCCAGCCGGGCCGAGCACTCGAAAAGCGCCGCCGTCTTGAGGCCGATCATCTCCAGGTACTCGTCGACTGAGACGTCGACGCGCTGTTCGAACTGCAGGTCGATCACCTGGCCGCGACAGAGGGCGAGCATCGCCTCGGAAAGCAGCGAGAGCGCCGGTCGCGTGCGGTCGGCATAGCGTGCGGGCAGCAGGTCGACAACGGCCCGGGTGACGAGCGCCTCCAGCGCCGCGCCCGCGTTGATCGCCTGGCCCAGCCCCCAGACCTTCCAGACCGATGGCCGGCCGCGACGAAGCTCATCGCGGTCCTGGACGTCGTCGAAGACTAACGAGAAGTTGTGCACAAGTTCGACGGCGACGGCCGCCCACAGCGCGTCCGCGTAGCGTCGCCCGAACGCCTCGCAGGTGAGCAACGCGATGTTTGCCCGCAGCCGCTTGCCAGGGCGGTCGCCGGATTTGCGCAAGCCGAGGTGGTACTGCACCATCTCGGTCAGGAGCGAGCTCTGACTCGAGCCGGCCCGCTGCGAGAGGCGCGAAAGTTCGCGGTCGAGCGCCTGGTTCATCGCCTGCAGGCGATCGGTGCGGCTGGCGAAGCTCTTGGTCTTCACGCCATCATCGAGCTTCCGTGGGTGGGTTGGCCTTGAGGGCGGCGATGGTGGGTGCCCCGGCGCAGAACATGGCGACGCGTAGCTGCCAGGCGAAGCCGTCCAGCAGTCGCCGTACCGACTCTTCGCCCTCCGAAGCCGCAGCGAGGACGGCGTGGGCGAAACCGGTCAGGTCCGCCCCCAGTCCGATCGCCTTGGCGGCATCGAGACCGTGATGCAGTCCGCCGCTGGCGATCAGCGGCAACCGCGGTGCCGCGCGGTGCGTCGCGACCAGCGCCTCGGCCGTCGGGATGCCCCACTCGGAGAAGGCGAGGGCGAGCTCGACTTCCTCGGGTCGCTCGCGCCGAAAGGCCTCCACCCGGGCGAAGCTGGTGCCGCCCAGGCCGGCCACGTCGATGGCGGCGACGCCGGCTTTCGCCAGCAGCGTCGCGGTTTGCTCCGAGATGCCACAGCCGACTTCTTTCACGATCACCGGAACGGGCAGCTCCTGGCATAACATGGCGATCTTCTCGATCAATCCCTTGAAGTTGTGGTCGCCTTCCGGCTGCAGCGCCTCCTGCAGCGGGTTGAGATGCAGCACCAGGGCATCGGCCCCGATCATCTCGATCGCTTCCAGGCACTGTTCCTTGCGCATGCCGTAGTTCAGCTGGACGGCGCCGAGGTTGGCGAAGAGCAGGACGTCGGGGGCGACGCTACGGACCTGGTAGGTGGGGCGGAGGTCCTTGTGGGTCAGCCCGGCACGCTGGGAGCCGACGCCGAAGGCAATCCCGACGGTCTGCGCGACCAGCGCCAGCCGGCGGTTGATGTCGCCGGCGGCCTGCGCGCCACCGGTCATGCTGGAGATCAGGAAGGGGAGCTTGAGCGGTTTGCCCAGAAAGCTCGTGGTGGTGTCGATCGCGTCCAGGTCAAGGTCCGGGAGCGCCTGGTGGGTGAAGGCGAAGCGCTCGAAGCCGGCGCCGCGCGTCGACTGGACGGAGGCCTCGAGTGATAACCGCAGATGTTCGAGCTTGCGCTGCGCGATGCGAGAGACCGGATGGCCGTTCGCGTCCAGCGCCATGGGCTAGCTCGCGGCCGCCGTGGCGTCTGGCGTGCCGGGGTGATCGTCGTGCACGTCGGCCTCGAGAGCGTCCGGGTTCTCCGCCTGGCGCTTGCGCATCATCTGGATGAAGTAGTCGACGATGATCGGGTCGAACTGCGTGCCCTTGCCGGCCTCCAGTTGCGCGAGCGCGAACTCCGGCGTGCGCCGCTGGCGATAGGGCCGCGTCGACGTCATCGCGTGATAGGCGTCGCAGACGGAGACGATGCGGGCATGCAGCGGGATGTTCTGACCCGCCAACCCGTCCGGGTAACCGCTGCCGTCGTACCACTCGTGGTGATGCAAGACGACGTTCAGGATCTGGCGGAAGGCCTTGATCGGCTGCAGGATGCGCGCGCCCAGGATTGGGTGCATGCGCATGATCAGCTTCTCGTCCTCGTCGAGCTTGCCTTCTTTGAGGAGCACCTTGTCGACGACGCCGATCTTGCCGACGTCATGCAGAATCGCCGCCAGGCGCAGCTGGTTCTTGTGTGCCCCCGAGAGCTGCAGCATGTCGCCCAGGTCTTCGGCCAGCTTGGCCACCGACTGCGAGTGGCCGCTGGTATAGGGGTC contains:
- a CDS encoding SGNH/GDSL hydrolase family protein, whose translation is MAPSEVIGVHAGTDNEGLQGKVYVALGDSISAGRFATAQDGTFPALVADKLGMTLTLVARSGAKAAWAIPQLGAVTAAHPALVTIELGTNDVGFNTPPDVFASQYETIVSAVTAPHTRVLCIGSWLPSTSIDAIIEQVCVRHGGTFVSLDGFYAVNVFHGQDGGSSYLGRADWFHPGDQGHAAMAAAVLSALGAGPAPVVGPPPPVPQIPDVIRTHPK
- the fni gene encoding type 2 isopentenyl-diphosphate Delta-isomerase; this translates as MALDANGHPVSRIAQRKLEHLRLSLEASVQSTRGAGFERFAFTHQALPDLDLDAIDTTTSFLGKPLKLPFLISSMTGGAQAAGDINRRLALVAQTVGIAFGVGSQRAGLTHKDLRPTYQVRSVAPDVLLFANLGAVQLNYGMRKEQCLEAIEMIGADALVLHLNPLQEALQPEGDHNFKGLIEKIAMLCQELPVPVIVKEVGCGISEQTATLLAKAGVAAIDVAGLGGTSFARVEAFRRERPEEVELALAFSEWGIPTAEALVATHRAAPRLPLIASGGLHHGLDAAKAIGLGADLTGFAHAVLAAASEGEESVRRLLDGFAWQLRVAMFCAGAPTIAALKANPPTEAR
- a CDS encoding polyprenyl synthetase family protein, encoding MKTKSFASRTDRLQAMNQALDRELSRLSQRAGSSQSSLLTEMVQYHLGLRKSGDRPGKRLRANIALLTCEAFGRRYADALWAAVAVELVHNFSLVFDDVQDRDELRRGRPSVWKVWGLGQAINAGAALEALVTRAVVDLLPARYADRTRPALSLLSEAMLALCRGQVIDLQFEQRVDVSVDEYLEMIGLKTAALFECSARLGGLAAGVGDESLDKAGKFGYHLGVAFQVIDDMLGVWGSSSQTGKAVGSDLKNGKKTLPTLVALKGGAAGNRRVLRALLTRARFTAAEMETARAIITQASAQGICRRQAAEHLAEARLQLFGMTDRPNWAVRALAEMVTTLESGLV